In Chryseobacterium lactis, a single genomic region encodes these proteins:
- a CDS encoding MFS transporter: MSTRKNVILILASVGTFVEALDIAIINLTIPSIQEQFNIGAETVQWLQTLYVLFFGGFLIIGGKLSDQIGRKKIFLLGALIFMLTSLGAGLSESFNILAIFRALQGLGAAFVMPAALSIVTNTFREEQERNRAIGVFSSFAAIGSGSGLSVGGIISTYLSWHWVFLINVPILLITLVLSYYYLPTDEKNETAQKTDIISGILMVLGLLSMTYGTHELIHIKEQPFLVIGSLVVAILLLITVFYRLKSVAEPLFDLKLFKHKSLVVSNAAFFTLGDFFIGFLFLISLMLQKDMGYSAASAGLMLVPFSIVSALTAKFILPQISKRLNSSQMGVFGWLFMLAGGLLLLVSVYAGHPLTTVLLGAACISGVGMTFCFTALSVMGIQDVEPANYGLASSLSSTSYFLGAGIGLSFMTLMSQVFPSEFAVGSLNLIILIGYALLALGMLCYFIVKSLQLKQAEIAVSQ, translated from the coding sequence ATGAGTACAAGGAAGAATGTAATATTAATTTTAGCATCGGTAGGAACTTTTGTAGAGGCGTTGGATATTGCCATTATTAATTTAACAATTCCTTCTATTCAGGAGCAGTTTAACATCGGGGCCGAGACCGTTCAATGGCTGCAAACCCTTTATGTATTGTTCTTTGGCGGTTTTCTGATTATTGGCGGAAAGCTTTCTGATCAGATAGGGCGAAAGAAGATTTTCTTATTGGGAGCACTTATTTTTATGTTAACATCACTCGGTGCAGGTCTGTCTGAAAGTTTTAATATATTAGCTATATTTCGCGCTTTACAAGGATTGGGAGCTGCTTTCGTTATGCCGGCTGCCTTATCCATTGTCACCAATACATTCAGAGAAGAACAGGAAAGGAATCGTGCTATTGGAGTCTTCAGTTCCTTTGCAGCAATTGGTTCCGGGAGTGGTCTTTCCGTAGGAGGGATCATCAGTACTTACTTAAGCTGGCATTGGGTTTTCCTGATTAATGTTCCTATTCTTCTGATAACCTTGGTGCTGTCTTACTATTATCTGCCAACAGATGAGAAAAATGAGACCGCTCAAAAAACGGATATTATTTCCGGAATTCTGATGGTCCTGGGACTTTTAAGCATGACCTACGGAACACATGAGCTGATTCATATTAAAGAACAGCCTTTTCTGGTAATAGGTTCACTGGTTGTAGCTATATTGCTTTTAATTACGGTATTCTATCGACTGAAATCAGTAGCTGAACCATTGTTTGATTTAAAATTATTTAAACATAAATCTCTGGTTGTCTCTAATGCGGCATTCTTTACATTGGGAGATTTCTTTATTGGATTCTTGTTCCTTATTTCTTTAATGCTTCAGAAAGATATGGGATACAGTGCTGCTTCAGCAGGATTAATGCTTGTGCCGTTCAGTATTGTATCTGCTTTGACAGCAAAATTTATTTTACCTCAAATATCAAAGCGGCTTAACTCTTCTCAAATGGGTGTTTTTGGCTGGTTGTTTATGCTGGCCGGAGGTTTGTTGTTGCTGGTCTCTGTGTATGCAGGGCATCCTTTGACGACTGTACTATTAGGAGCTGCATGTATATCAGGAGTTGGGATGACTTTCTGTTTTACAGCACTTTCGGTAATGGGAATTCAGGATGTTGAACCCGCAAATTACGGATTGGCATCAAGTTTGAGTTCTACAAGTTACTTTCTGGGAGCTGGGATCGGATTGTCATTTATGACTTTAATGAGCCAGGTCTTTCCTTCGGAATTTGCCGTAGGAAGCCTCAATCTGATTATTTTAATTGGCTACGCTCTTTTAGCACTTGGAATGTTATGCTATTTTATAGTAAAAAGCTTACAACTGAAACAAGCTGAAATCGCAGTTTCACAGTAA
- a CDS encoding helix-turn-helix domain-containing protein: MKIKKICEHCGLEFIAQTTVTRYCCKTCNSRAYKINVRELREKLTEATQEVSKPQSKPKEDPNSYFALKTLDYLTVKEASILLKCDKRTVYRMVKNGSIPAANLSIRKIRLLKKDIDALFEVKPKVIQNPTEDLEKIEWTPLKDCFTMGQIQKEYNISPTSLKNLIERHNIPKFQKGKFVYVPRVKIEHILKRIELGIYSG, encoded by the coding sequence ATGAAAATCAAGAAGATTTGCGAACATTGTGGACTTGAATTTATTGCCCAAACAACAGTAACCAGATACTGTTGCAAAACCTGTAATTCCAGAGCTTACAAGATTAATGTTAGGGAACTTAGAGAAAAATTGACTGAAGCAACTCAGGAAGTTTCCAAACCTCAATCAAAACCTAAAGAAGATCCTAACTCTTATTTTGCCCTCAAAACCCTTGATTACTTAACAGTCAAGGAAGCTTCTATTTTATTGAAATGTGATAAGAGAACAGTCTATCGAATGGTTAAAAATGGCAGTATTCCTGCAGCTAATTTATCCATCAGAAAGATTCGTCTATTAAAGAAAGATATTGATGCATTATTTGAAGTCAAGCCAAAAGTAATCCAAAATCCAACAGAAGATTTGGAAAAGATTGAATGGACACCTTTAAAGGATTGCTTCACAATGGGTCAAATTCAAAAAGAGTATAATATCTCTCCGACTTCCTTAAAAAATCTTATAGAAAGACATAATATCCCAAAATTTCAGAAGGGCAAATTTGTATATGTACCAAGAGTTAAAATTGAGCATATTTTAAAGAGGATTGAGTTGGGTATTTATTCAGGATAA
- a CDS encoding Lrp/AsnC family transcriptional regulator, producing the protein MAAENYVPDDKDLSILRLLQKDAKMSVRDISARINLSPTPTHERIKRMEKLGIIKEYTAVVDRKKVNKGMMVICMIALNVHNKKTAGKFIEEVGKLKEVVEFYNISGDFDFMLKILAPNMDDFHEFFINKLSEIEGIGQTKSIFVMNSIKESVQIV; encoded by the coding sequence ATGGCAGCAGAAAATTACGTCCCGGACGATAAAGACCTTTCAATTCTCAGACTTCTTCAGAAAGACGCTAAAATGAGTGTCCGTGATATTTCAGCAAGAATCAACCTGAGCCCTACTCCTACTCACGAACGTATTAAACGAATGGAAAAGTTGGGAATCATTAAAGAGTATACAGCCGTTGTGGATCGCAAAAAAGTGAACAAAGGAATGATGGTGATCTGTATGATTGCTCTGAACGTTCACAACAAAAAAACCGCCGGAAAATTCATTGAAGAAGTAGGCAAATTAAAAGAGGTGGTAGAATTTTACAACATCAGTGGAGACTTTGATTTCATGTTAAAAATTCTTGCCCCAAATATGGATGATTTTCATGAGTTTTTTATCAATAAATTATCGGAAATTGAAGGAATTGGTCAAACAAAAAGTATTTTTGTTATGAATAGTATTAAAGAAAGTGTTCAAATTGTGTAA
- a CDS encoding site-specific integrase: protein MSKVTLRKKPISKGRQSLFLDIWPPIYNPETGKMERKHYLKLYIYNRPKNETERKFNKETLALGEYVRAQRHIELQSKRFDFISEEKMKSNFIEFFEAEAKKRNNCYNWVMSVRYFKTFVGPEIPFNELNETLCEEYADYLLTCPALGRRKTIKKNTAVAYFGRFKLTLKEAFKKRFLPTDLGSIIDSIAPQETHRPFLFMEELERMANSECRNPIVKKAGLFSAMTGFRYSDVEKLLWSEIHGTEGNYYIVYNQEKTENAEYHPVSDQTIKLLGPRGNSDSRVFEGLNYHNTVAELKKWLANAGIEKHFTFHGFRHTFATLQIAAGTSIYTVSKLLGHKDIKTTEIYAKIVDSLKKEASEKIKINLFDIGKNIVNIDQIDPPTDNLNI from the coding sequence ATGTCAAAAGTAACATTAAGGAAAAAACCTATATCAAAAGGCAGACAATCTTTATTTCTGGACATATGGCCTCCCATTTATAATCCAGAAACAGGAAAAATGGAACGAAAACACTATCTAAAATTATATATCTATAATCGTCCCAAAAACGAAACTGAAAGGAAGTTCAATAAAGAAACTTTAGCTTTAGGAGAATATGTAAGAGCTCAAAGGCATATAGAATTACAAAGCAAGAGGTTTGATTTTATTTCTGAAGAAAAGATGAAATCAAACTTTATTGAATTCTTTGAAGCTGAAGCTAAAAAAAGAAACAACTGTTATAACTGGGTAATGTCTGTTAGATATTTTAAGACTTTTGTTGGGCCCGAAATTCCATTTAATGAATTGAATGAAACGCTATGTGAGGAATATGCAGATTATTTGTTAACATGCCCCGCATTGGGACGCAGAAAAACCATAAAAAAGAATACTGCCGTAGCTTATTTTGGAAGATTTAAGCTGACATTAAAGGAGGCTTTTAAAAAGCGCTTTTTACCCACAGACCTAGGTTCAATAATTGACAGTATTGCACCGCAGGAAACTCATCGTCCATTTTTATTCATGGAGGAATTAGAAAGAATGGCAAATTCTGAGTGTCGAAATCCAATAGTAAAAAAGGCAGGACTTTTCTCTGCTATGACCGGTTTCAGATATTCAGATGTTGAAAAGCTATTATGGAGTGAAATTCATGGAACCGAAGGCAATTATTATATAGTATATAATCAGGAAAAAACAGAGAATGCAGAATATCATCCAGTATCTGATCAAACTATAAAATTGTTAGGTCCAAGAGGAAATTCTGATTCAAGAGTATTTGAAGGATTAAATTATCATAACACAGTAGCAGAGTTGAAAAAGTGGTTGGCAAATGCTGGTATAGAAAAACATTTCACCTTCCACGGTTTCAGACATACCTTTGCGACCTTACAAATAGCTGCTGGAACATCTATATATACAGTTTCAAAACTATTGGGACATAAAGATATCAAAACAACAGAGATATATGCGAAAATAGTTGACAGTTTAAAAAAAGAAGCCTCTGAAAAAATTAAAATTAATTTATTTGATATAGGTAAGAACATCGTAAATATCGACCAGATTGATCCTCCAACAGATAATTTAAATATCTAG
- a CDS encoding DUF3945 domain-containing protein translates to MSTNQSKNQKSDQANDLTDTLLVHDTETNKILAVKGIKKKSGKKPGEKDELETVDPTKRKENSFLKLNKNEDMLSNFLKNFFSQIGNPTRFNFFKVPIETAVMIAKKMQQFIDTAKLEGKELLEGLKDILSKNNNKNTMAKQQNKTENSNGNHYSIEKIDWKSLENLGYSREEFEKFNLLDSLLKGYKTNDMLTVSLKVGNQEIETQAKLWLEQGKDGLAVFNMLPKKNEIELDKKFQGHEFTEEDKTNLLERGNMGRAVELITDNNTKAFHVITLDKDTNQLVSFPVEKMRIDDIIKGVTLTPDQKNLLLEGKPVYLEGMLSKRDTLFNGEIQFNAFKGHIEFQFDKGNSKIQKQDNSQNQSAEIPKTFRRKEFTFDQYNKLSKGETVYITDFKDGAGKEYPGYVWLNKEKGELDFNFKNPNKLKQNATTAETHKTQVAVNSDGKTNEATKNIKEPLKSGQSTPANKRQQNTQKETNNAPKKRGRRVS, encoded by the coding sequence ATGAGTACTAATCAATCCAAAAATCAGAAATCTGATCAAGCAAATGATCTAACAGATACATTGCTTGTCCATGATACAGAAACCAATAAAATTCTCGCGGTTAAAGGAATAAAGAAAAAATCCGGCAAAAAACCTGGTGAAAAAGATGAGCTTGAAACGGTTGATCCAACTAAAAGAAAAGAAAATTCTTTTTTGAAACTCAACAAAAATGAAGATATGCTTTCCAATTTTTTAAAGAATTTTTTTAGTCAGATCGGCAATCCCACACGCTTCAATTTTTTTAAAGTTCCTATTGAAACTGCTGTCATGATAGCGAAAAAAATGCAGCAATTTATTGATACAGCAAAACTTGAAGGTAAAGAGCTTCTGGAAGGACTAAAAGATATTTTGAGTAAAAACAATAATAAAAATACTATGGCGAAACAACAAAACAAAACGGAAAATAGTAATGGTAATCACTATTCCATTGAAAAAATCGACTGGAAAAGCCTTGAAAATCTTGGATACAGCCGCGAGGAATTTGAGAAATTCAATCTTTTGGACTCTCTTTTAAAAGGTTATAAAACAAATGACATGCTTACAGTATCGTTAAAAGTTGGAAATCAAGAAATTGAAACCCAAGCTAAGTTATGGCTTGAACAGGGAAAGGATGGTCTAGCGGTATTTAACATGCTTCCCAAAAAAAATGAAATTGAATTAGATAAAAAATTTCAAGGACATGAATTTACCGAAGAGGATAAAACCAACCTATTAGAAAGAGGAAATATGGGAAGAGCTGTAGAACTAATTACAGATAATAATACGAAGGCTTTCCATGTGATAACGCTAGATAAGGATACAAATCAATTAGTTTCTTTTCCGGTTGAAAAGATGCGTATTGATGATATTATCAAAGGAGTGACCCTTACTCCCGATCAAAAAAATCTTTTATTGGAAGGTAAGCCTGTATATCTTGAAGGGATGCTTTCTAAAAGAGATACTTTATTTAATGGTGAAATCCAATTTAATGCTTTCAAAGGTCATATTGAATTTCAATTTGATAAAGGAAATTCCAAAATTCAAAAACAGGATAACTCTCAAAACCAATCTGCAGAAATACCAAAAACTTTTAGAAGGAAAGAATTTACATTCGACCAGTATAATAAACTTAGCAAGGGTGAAACAGTATATATTACCGATTTTAAGGATGGTGCTGGGAAGGAATATCCGGGATATGTATGGCTAAATAAAGAAAAAGGAGAATTGGATTTTAATTTTAAAAACCCCAATAAACTTAAACAAAATGCAACCACAGCTGAAACTCATAAAACCCAGGTCGCTGTTAATTCCGATGGAAAAACAAATGAAGCTACTAAAAATATCAAGGAGCCATTAAAATCAGGTCAAAGTACGCCTGCTAATAAAAGGCAGCAGAACACGCAAAAAGAAACCAACAATGCGCCTAAAAAAAGAGGTCGAAGAGTATCCTAA
- a CDS encoding helix-turn-helix domain-containing protein has product MNIDRLEFIAWMERIMDRFDLISESVREMKKTNNAIDGEELLDNQDLLQMLKISNRSLQRYRSDGKLLYYTISGKLYYKLSDVHQFIRDSFNTPTKRKRKLKAE; this is encoded by the coding sequence ATGAATATTGACAGATTAGAATTTATTGCTTGGATGGAAAGAATCATGGATCGATTCGATTTGATTTCCGAGAGCGTAAGAGAAATGAAGAAAACTAACAATGCAATTGATGGAGAAGAATTGCTAGACAATCAGGATTTGCTTCAAATGCTAAAAATTAGTAATCGTTCATTACAGAGATACAGGTCTGATGGTAAATTACTCTATTACACTATTAGTGGTAAGCTTTATTACAAATTATCAGATGTCCACCAATTTATTCGTGATAGTTTTAACACTCCCACTAAGCGTAAGAGGAAATTGAAAGCCGAATAA
- a CDS encoding helix-turn-helix domain-containing protein — MEYTFDQIPNILRRIEERLESLEEILLDRIQNEMPELEFIDAKEACKILKLSLPTLYSKVCLREIPFYKKGNRLHFSKMELLEWIQEGKEKSLNELSSDGNAILKRITKKRWH; from the coding sequence ATGGAATATACATTTGATCAAATACCAAATATTCTTAGAAGAATTGAAGAAAGATTGGAAAGTTTAGAAGAAATTTTATTGGATCGTATCCAAAATGAAATGCCAGAACTTGAATTTATTGATGCGAAAGAGGCTTGCAAAATTTTAAAATTATCATTACCAACATTATATTCTAAAGTTTGTCTACGCGAAATACCGTTTTATAAAAAGGGAAATAGATTGCATTTTTCTAAAATGGAACTATTAGAATGGATTCAAGAGGGTAAAGAAAAATCCTTAAATGAATTAAGTAGTGATGGTAATGCTATCTTAAAAAGAATAACAAAAAAAAGATGGCATTAG
- a CDS encoding tetratricopeptide repeat protein: MNCIHEIRLQKHKILLLLFTTIFFVSCHKKADINELDNALLQKNERLRLEGKDTELIALNNEVIEHAKQSGYQKGEALGYINLANMYATMGKYKISQKYLKSASGIANRLNDNFLYAKLYHEYGQLNYVTGLDNTALSYNAKAIYYGKQLEKKDWLLGNMYMQRADFIFSINKDSALIYLHKGFSTDPSALNSSILGNYYLSKSPNIDSANFYTTKALTLLKRSEYGTARQGIIYYLYADFLFERKDYEKALEYYKKSTEILIKTKRINKLPGIYQQTALTYQKLNNKEKEKEYSAKAEQLSKTLENSGTEAIDLSLTELIDQKEKQNINTIFIFASAIALILGTSLLLYMRKSKQNNPRLKSYTEELFTKDQISKENFTELLELAKNNDLTFIKRFEEINPFLFQNILKINPQLTKSELSLCAMIWLGFSSKNIADYTFIQHRSVQTKKGRLRKKLNIPSETDLYSFFTSL; the protein is encoded by the coding sequence ATGAACTGCATACATGAAATCCGACTGCAAAAACACAAAATACTTTTACTACTTTTCACTACAATTTTCTTTGTTAGCTGCCATAAAAAAGCAGATATCAATGAGCTTGACAACGCGCTATTACAGAAAAATGAAAGACTAAGACTTGAAGGAAAAGATACCGAGCTTATAGCTCTAAATAACGAAGTCATTGAACACGCAAAACAAAGTGGATATCAAAAAGGAGAAGCATTGGGATACATCAATCTGGCGAATATGTATGCTACAATGGGAAAATACAAGATAAGTCAGAAGTACCTGAAATCAGCCAGTGGCATAGCCAATCGCCTTAATGATAATTTCCTATACGCAAAACTATATCATGAATATGGCCAACTCAATTATGTAACAGGTTTAGATAACACCGCTTTAAGCTATAATGCCAAAGCCATTTATTATGGTAAACAATTGGAAAAAAAGGATTGGTTATTAGGGAATATGTACATGCAAAGGGCTGATTTTATCTTTTCTATCAATAAGGATTCTGCATTGATATACCTTCACAAAGGGTTCAGTACAGATCCGTCAGCACTGAATTCTTCAATACTAGGCAATTATTATCTGTCAAAATCTCCTAATATTGATTCGGCTAATTTCTATACTACTAAGGCTCTGACTCTCCTTAAGAGGTCAGAATACGGAACCGCAAGACAAGGGATTATATATTATCTCTACGCCGATTTTCTTTTTGAAAGGAAAGATTACGAAAAAGCTCTGGAATATTACAAGAAATCAACAGAAATCTTAATAAAAACAAAAAGAATTAATAAACTCCCAGGTATTTATCAGCAAACAGCTCTTACTTATCAAAAACTCAATAATAAGGAAAAGGAAAAAGAATATTCTGCCAAAGCTGAACAGCTAAGTAAAACTTTGGAAAATTCAGGAACTGAAGCGATAGACCTCTCACTTACCGAACTGATTGATCAGAAGGAAAAACAGAATATTAATACTATTTTCATTTTTGCGAGTGCAATTGCTCTTATATTAGGAACTTCGTTATTACTTTACATGAGAAAAAGTAAACAAAATAATCCAAGATTAAAGTCATACACAGAAGAATTATTTACAAAAGATCAGATCTCAAAAGAAAATTTCACAGAACTATTAGAACTGGCCAAAAACAATGACCTTACATTCATTAAAAGGTTCGAAGAAATAAATCCGTTTTTATTTCAAAACATTTTAAAAATCAATCCACAGCTTACGAAATCAGAATTATCTTTATGTGCTATGATCTGGCTTGGCTTTTCATCCAAGAATATTGCAGATTATACTTTTATTCAGCATCGTTCTGTCCAGACTAAAAAAGGCAGGCTAAGAAAAAAACTTAACATTCCTTCAGAAACTGATCTTTATAGCTTTTTCACATCGTTATAA
- the mnmE gene encoding tRNA uridine-5-carboxymethylaminomethyl(34) synthesis GTPase MnmE, which translates to MNNDTICALATANGIGALGIIRVSGNDALPIVQKSFPGKKLEKQKSHTIHYGYFMDGEEAIDEVMLSIFLAPKSFTTENSVEIAFHGSPHIGKRILETLIKNGARMAKAGEFTLRAFINGRIDLSQAEAIADVIASENEASRKVAINQLKGGITNEISFLRTDLLNFVSLIELELDFAEEDVEFADRTALSGLLDKIEIKLNSLIESFQYGNAIKNGTAVAIIGKPNAGKSTLLNALLKEERAIVSNIAGTTRDTIEEVLHIKGNAFRLIDTAGLRDTVDEIEAIGVKKAKEKVENANILVYLADAATESFSEDIEMIQSLLREDLKLIICATKIDEVTPTKYENVEDIFRNAISHEFDFIKISAVENQNIQDLKNELSSYVEHLKTEESNVVITNQRHFEALRKSLDAVHQVKEAITFRISTELLAYELRNALEHLGTISGEVTNDEILGNIFSKFCIGK; encoded by the coding sequence ATGAATAACGATACCATTTGTGCACTGGCTACAGCCAATGGAATAGGAGCATTAGGCATAATCAGAGTGTCAGGAAATGACGCTTTACCGATAGTTCAGAAAAGTTTTCCGGGAAAGAAGCTGGAAAAACAGAAATCACATACGATTCATTACGGATATTTTATGGATGGTGAAGAGGCTATTGATGAAGTAATGCTTTCAATTTTTCTGGCACCGAAAAGTTTCACTACAGAAAACTCTGTGGAAATAGCTTTTCACGGCTCACCACATATTGGAAAACGTATTCTTGAAACCCTGATTAAAAACGGTGCGAGAATGGCTAAAGCCGGAGAGTTCACCCTTCGTGCATTTATCAATGGCAGAATTGACCTTTCTCAGGCTGAAGCAATTGCCGACGTCATTGCTTCTGAAAATGAAGCTTCCAGAAAAGTCGCTATCAACCAGCTAAAAGGAGGAATTACTAATGAAATTTCATTCTTAAGAACAGATCTTCTGAACTTTGTTTCATTAATTGAACTGGAATTGGATTTTGCAGAAGAAGATGTGGAATTTGCAGACAGGACGGCATTAAGTGGTTTATTGGATAAAATTGAGATCAAATTAAATTCTCTTATTGAAAGTTTCCAGTACGGAAATGCAATCAAAAATGGTACTGCTGTTGCTATTATCGGAAAGCCTAATGCAGGAAAATCTACCTTGCTCAATGCTTTATTGAAGGAAGAAAGAGCCATCGTCAGCAATATTGCGGGAACAACCAGAGATACAATTGAGGAAGTTCTTCATATTAAAGGAAATGCTTTCCGTCTTATCGATACTGCCGGACTCCGTGACACAGTGGATGAAATTGAAGCAATTGGGGTAAAAAAAGCTAAAGAAAAGGTAGAAAATGCCAATATTCTGGTATATCTGGCAGACGCTGCTACTGAAAGTTTTTCGGAAGATATTGAGATGATTCAATCTTTATTGAGAGAAGATTTAAAGCTTATCATTTGTGCTACAAAAATTGATGAAGTAACGCCTACTAAATACGAAAACGTAGAAGATATTTTCAGAAATGCAATCAGCCACGAATTTGATTTTATTAAGATCTCGGCAGTTGAAAACCAAAATATTCAGGATTTAAAAAATGAATTATCATCGTATGTTGAGCATTTAAAAACTGAAGAAAGCAATGTGGTGATTACCAACCAACGTCACTTCGAGGCTTTACGAAAGTCGTTGGACGCGGTGCATCAGGTAAAAGAAGCTATTACTTTCCGTATTTCTACGGAGCTTTTAGCCTATGAATTAAGAAATGCCCTGGAGCACCTTGGTACCATCTCAGGAGAAGTTACAAACGACGAAATTCTGGGAAATATCTTCTCGAAATTCTGTATTGGCAAATAA
- a CDS encoding RteC domain-containing protein, whose amino-acid sequence MTKSIYDTIVKRIEIQECKITLTKEKVIKEAYQMATSLRELLNETKKLVSDKGFIDKDQEINFFKYVKPQLLGKLIYYNKVYRIETSCPTKAGELYKIYFENELEKLNKEFQEHFVDSDFYRYIKSDRKDLDKKYFALGNIDIIEGLNSFVFEIDPNFSTYYDYKVAHIIADELLYTYIRNRLSPDNEYDSPSLTYTNYDDMFWTDSKNALIELIYALYAARSLSNGRLAISKISTIIETLFQIELGDFHHAFHRMKVRSGSKTAFLDHLKVSLEEYMSRNL is encoded by the coding sequence ATGACAAAATCAATTTATGATACAATAGTAAAACGTATTGAAATTCAAGAATGCAAAATTACGCTAACTAAAGAAAAGGTTATAAAAGAAGCCTATCAAATGGCGACCTCTCTCCGAGAATTATTGAATGAAACAAAAAAGCTTGTATCAGACAAAGGTTTCATTGATAAAGATCAGGAGATCAATTTTTTTAAATACGTAAAACCACAACTTCTAGGAAAGCTTATTTATTATAATAAGGTATATAGAATTGAAACATCTTGTCCAACAAAAGCTGGTGAACTTTATAAGATATATTTCGAAAATGAACTTGAAAAATTAAACAAAGAATTTCAGGAGCATTTTGTAGATTCAGATTTTTATCGATATATAAAATCAGATCGTAAAGATCTGGATAAGAAATATTTTGCTTTAGGAAATATTGATATAATAGAAGGACTAAATAGTTTTGTCTTTGAAATCGATCCAAATTTTTCAACATATTATGACTATAAAGTCGCTCATATCATTGCAGATGAACTATTATATACTTATATAAGAAATAGGTTGAGCCCTGACAATGAATATGATTCACCATCGCTAACATATACCAATTACGATGATATGTTCTGGACCGATTCTAAGAACGCTCTAATAGAGTTAATATATGCATTATATGCTGCCAGGTCTTTATCCAATGGTCGATTGGCAATATCAAAAATCAGTACCATAATTGAAACACTTTTCCAGATAGAACTAGGCGATTTCCACCATGCTTTCCACCGAATGAAAGTCAGGTCCGGAAGTAAAACAGCTTTTCTTGACCATCTTAAAGTAAGTTTAGAAGAATACATGAGCAGGAACCTATAA